From the Deltaproteobacteria bacterium genome, the window TGTGAGAGATTTTAAGGGTGTATCTGATAAATCGTTTGATGGCAGAGGTAACTATACATTGGGGATAAAAGAGCAGATTATATTCCCGGAGATTGATTATGATAAAATCGGTAAAATCCGTGGAATGAATATTACGATAACAACAACAGCAAGGACAGATGAAGAGGCAAAGGCATTATTGAAGTATTTTGGGATGCCGTTTAAATGACATTCTGCGAATGTTAAATTGGAATTGGGAATTAGAAATTGAAAATTTTAAAGTGAATGAAAAAATAAATTCGCGATTTAACATTTGCAATTTTCATTTTACAATTTGAGCGAAGCGAAGGGGAGGTTTTGTGGCAAAGAAGTCTTTAATAGCAAAGGCAAAGCGGAAGCCAAAGTTTAGTGCAAGACAGTATAACCGTTGTCCTCTATGCGGGAGACCAAGGGGGTATCTGCGTAAATTTAATATGTGCAGGATATGCTTCCGTAAGTTGGCTTTACAGGGTGAAATAGCAGGTGTAATAAAATCAAGCTGGTAGTTTAAAAAGCAATTAGGAATTAAAAATTACGAATTAAGAATTGTATTAATTCCTAATTCCTAATTCCTAATTCCTAATTTGTAATTGTATTTAAAAAAGGAGTTTAAAATATGGCAACAACAGATCCAATAGCAGATATGCTTACAAGGATAAGGAATGCAAGCAAAGCAGGTCATGAAAAGATGGATGTGGCATTGTCCGGAATTAAATTGGAAATTGCCAGAATTCTAAAAGAGGAAGGATATATAAAGGATTTTGTGGTAGTTAAAGATAATAAACAGAGTTTAATTAGAATCCATTTGAAATACGACTCTTCCAAAAGAGGGGTAATATCTTCTATAAAAAGGATAAGTAAGCCGGGAATTAGGGTTTACATGAAGAAAGATAAACTTCCAAAAGTTCTTGGTGGTATTGGGACTGTAATTGTATCAACATCTAAAGGGATAGTTACAGACAGGAAGGCAAGAGAGATGGGGCTTGGAGGAGAGATTATCTGCACAGTATATTAAATACAATTACGAATTAAAAATTAGGAGTTACAAATTGTATTTAATTCATAATTCATAATTGCCTTTGAAAAGGGAGTTTAAGATGTCAAGAATTGGTAAAAAGGTAATATCTGTCCCAAATGGGGTAAAGGTTAATCTAAATGGCGGTGTTGTAAGTGTTGATGGTCCGAGAGGTGGTCTTTCTTACTCAATAGGCAAAGGCATTTCTGCTGAAATTTCAGGGGGTGAGATAAGAATATTTTGCAATGCAGGCGGCAGAGATGAAAACGCATTACATGGACTGACGCGAAGCATTATTGCAAATATGGTTAAGGGTGTTACAGATGGTTTCACAAGAAAACTTGAGATTTCAGGTGTAGGCTACAAGGCAGAGGTTCAGGGCAGTTATCTAAATCTGAATTTGGGATATTCTAACCCTGTAAGATACCAACTTCCAAAGGGTATTAGTGCTGAGGTTGAAAAACAGACCAGTATTACACTCAAAGGTATGGATAATCAACTGATAGGACAGGTGGCTTCTGAGATAAAGGCATTCAGGATACCTGACCCTTATAAGGCAAAGGGGATAAGATACAGTGGTGAGGTTATAAGGCGTAAGGCAGGCAAAGCAGGAAAGGCTGCTGCTGGAGGAAAATAATGACTATTTTTGCAAAAAAGAAATATGCATATCTGAAAAGAAAGTACAGGGTTAGAAAGAAGATTCATGGCACAGAGGAAATGCCCAGATTAAATGTTTATAGAAGTAATACGCATATCTATGCTCAGATTATTGATGACACAAAGGGCAGTACCATTACATCTGCATCATCAGTTAGTGATGAAATAAAGGACATACCTTCTAAAGGAAAAACCGAAGTTTCAAAAAAGGTTGGAGAATTAGTTGCAAAAAATGCAATTTCAAAGGGTATTAATAAAGTGGTTTTTGACCGTGGAGGATTTTTATACCACGGACGAATAAAGGCAGTTGCTGATGCTGCAAGAGAGGCAGGACTAAAGTTCTAATTGTAAACTGAAGATTGGAAATTGAAAATTGTAAAATGTAAAGATGGATTTATAATTTAAAATTTACAATTTGCATTTTACAATTCTCGCGGAGCGAGTAA encodes:
- the rplR gene encoding 50S ribosomal protein L18; the encoded protein is MTIFAKKKYAYLKRKYRVRKKIHGTEEMPRLNVYRSNTHIYAQIIDDTKGSTITSASSVSDEIKDIPSKGKTEVSKKVGELVAKNAISKGINKVVFDRGGFLYHGRIKAVADAAREAGLKF
- the rplF gene encoding 50S ribosomal protein L6; translated protein: MSRIGKKVISVPNGVKVNLNGGVVSVDGPRGGLSYSIGKGISAEISGGEIRIFCNAGGRDENALHGLTRSIIANMVKGVTDGFTRKLEISGVGYKAEVQGSYLNLNLGYSNPVRYQLPKGISAEVEKQTSITLKGMDNQLIGQVASEIKAFRIPDPYKAKGIRYSGEVIRRKAGKAGKAAAGGK
- a CDS encoding type Z 30S ribosomal protein S14 — its product is MAKKSLIAKAKRKPKFSARQYNRCPLCGRPRGYLRKFNMCRICFRKLALQGEIAGVIKSSW
- the rpsH gene encoding 30S ribosomal protein S8, translating into MATTDPIADMLTRIRNASKAGHEKMDVALSGIKLEIARILKEEGYIKDFVVVKDNKQSLIRIHLKYDSSKRGVISSIKRISKPGIRVYMKKDKLPKVLGGIGTVIVSTSKGIVTDRKAREMGLGGEIICTVY